A single window of Nocardia sp. NBC_01327 DNA harbors:
- a CDS encoding response regulator transcription factor, whose translation MENDPAVAEMAAIVLAKAGYDAMPASTGGQALITTDSWHPDLVLVDLALPDLRGSEICLQLRRHTVVPIVVLADETDPDFIELVMAAGASDYLLKPFRTGELLTRIHTRLTSPTDIA comes from the coding sequence GTGGAAAACGATCCCGCGGTGGCCGAAATGGCGGCCATCGTCCTGGCGAAGGCGGGATACGACGCCATGCCGGCCTCGACCGGCGGACAGGCGCTCATCACCACCGATTCCTGGCACCCGGACCTGGTGCTGGTGGACCTCGCACTTCCCGATCTGCGGGGCTCGGAGATCTGCCTCCAGCTGCGCCGGCACACGGTGGTGCCGATTGTGGTCCTCGCCGACGAAACCGATCCGGATTTCATCGAACTGGTGATGGCGGCCGGCGCCTCCGACTATCTATTGAAGCCATTCCGGACCGGTGAGTTGCTCACTCGAATTCACACCCGCCTCACCAGCCCGACAGATATTGCCTAA
- a CDS encoding VC0807 family protein codes for MTSNPSVPAAATETRSSTQRLNPAAHAMVSTMFYDIGLSVIAYFLAELLGASTYIALLAGTVVAGLRMLWVALRQRTLDPFALFLLALFGAGLVLSFTTGDPRFILAKDSSGSLTAGVVLVGSCLIDRPLAYYAAQRFARAGGAAMQEQFRATGNTTAMRARWFRISLVWGIALLIDASLRIAAIYMLPITMAANVSQILMVTVFGLLIVWTLRSARKAQPAARTVTA; via the coding sequence ATGACCTCGAACCCGTCCGTTCCGGCCGCCGCCACCGAAACACGCTCCAGCACACAGCGACTCAACCCGGCAGCCCATGCGATGGTTTCCACGATGTTCTACGACATCGGCCTGTCGGTGATCGCCTACTTCCTCGCCGAACTCCTCGGAGCGAGTACCTATATCGCGCTGCTGGCCGGCACCGTCGTGGCAGGCTTGCGGATGCTCTGGGTAGCACTGCGCCAGCGAACCCTCGACCCCTTCGCCCTGTTCCTGCTCGCCCTGTTCGGTGCGGGTCTCGTCCTGAGCTTCACCACCGGCGACCCCCGCTTCATCCTCGCCAAGGATTCCTCCGGATCCCTGACCGCGGGTGTGGTGCTGGTCGGCAGCTGCCTCATCGATCGCCCGCTCGCCTATTACGCCGCACAGCGTTTCGCCCGAGCGGGCGGTGCCGCGATGCAGGAGCAATTCCGCGCCACCGGGAATACCACCGCCATGCGCGCCCGCTGGTTCCGTATCTCGCTGGTGTGGGGCATCGCCCTGCTGATCGATGCCTCCCTGCGCATCGCTGCCATCTATATGCTGCCGATCACCATGGCGGCCAACGTTTCCCAGATCCTCATGGTCACGGTCTTCGGCCTGTTGATCGTCTGGACCCTGCGTTCGGCCCGAAAGGCGCAGCCAGCAGCCCGGACCGTGACCGCATAG
- a CDS encoding sensor histidine kinase — protein MTTTRQTQEARPERIRDELVQPVLVSAMVVGTIVQLPYAHIVYPAVTLPLFALVAAAAIGSQFPFRRLSSRGLFAMMSTYMLLAALLLPLLHSTTTGALFPYVAASATGAKLASRKAAVGIAVTGAVIAIGAALVVEWLAPASSQWPWWVPLTVCLPVYIGIANRDRRDALHSAQRAAEEARRATDSEAREAALLERGRIAREVHDVLGHSLSGIALQLDLADALHESGRDAESIAAVRKARALAVDSIGETRRAVQALREDTVPLPDALVRLAEQNAVEVSITGEIAPVGPEATHTVIRAAQESLTNAAKHAPGAERTMRLAFIGERITLTVHNAPGDGPRGHLADGTGVGLIGMGERAALLGGTLRAGPSPEGGWTVELELPQ, from the coding sequence GTGACCACGACCCGGCAGACGCAGGAGGCTCGGCCCGAACGTATTCGGGACGAGCTGGTCCAGCCGGTCCTGGTATCCGCCATGGTCGTCGGCACCATCGTCCAGCTGCCCTATGCCCATATCGTGTATCCGGCGGTGACGCTCCCGCTGTTCGCCCTCGTCGCCGCGGCCGCGATCGGTTCGCAATTCCCGTTCCGGCGCCTGAGTTCGCGCGGACTGTTCGCCATGATGAGCACCTACATGCTGCTCGCCGCGCTGCTGCTGCCGCTGCTGCACTCGACGACGACCGGGGCGCTGTTCCCGTATGTGGCCGCCTCGGCGACGGGTGCGAAACTGGCCTCCCGCAAGGCCGCCGTCGGTATCGCCGTCACGGGTGCGGTGATCGCCATCGGCGCGGCACTGGTCGTCGAGTGGCTGGCGCCGGCCTCGTCACAGTGGCCGTGGTGGGTTCCACTGACCGTCTGCCTGCCGGTCTACATCGGCATAGCGAACAGGGACCGCCGCGATGCCCTGCACAGTGCGCAGCGTGCGGCCGAAGAAGCCAGGCGCGCAACCGATTCCGAGGCGCGCGAGGCGGCGCTGCTCGAGCGGGGCCGCATTGCCCGGGAGGTGCACGATGTGCTCGGACACTCGCTGTCCGGGATCGCCCTGCAATTGGATCTGGCCGACGCGCTGCACGAGAGCGGGCGGGACGCGGAGTCGATCGCGGCCGTGCGCAAGGCTCGCGCACTCGCGGTGGACAGCATCGGTGAAACCCGGCGCGCCGTGCAGGCATTGCGTGAGGACACCGTGCCGCTGCCCGATGCCCTGGTCCGGCTCGCCGAGCAGAACGCGGTCGAGGTCTCGATCACCGGCGAGATCGCTCCGGTCGGCCCGGAGGCGACGCATACGGTGATCCGTGCGGCGCAGGAGTCGCTCACCAATGCCGCCAAGCACGCACCGGGGGCCGAGCGGACCATGCGCCTCGCCTTCATCGGCGAACGCATCACCCTGACCGTGCACAATGCGCCGGGGGACGGGCCGCGCGGCCACCTCGCCGACGGGACCGGGGTCGGGCTCATCGGCATGGGCGAACGCGCCGCGCTGCTGGGCGGGACACTGCGGGCCGGGCCGTCCCCCGAGGGCGGCTGGACCGTGGAATTAGAGTTGCCCCAATGA
- a CDS encoding response regulator transcription factor, whose amino-acid sequence MTADRVISLVVVDDQATVREALAVMLDLADDVNVVATATNGVEAVAAAAQFHPDVLLMDLNMPIMGGVEATAQIRRAEPGTTILVLTTFDDDESILAALHAGASGYLTKEADRLMILQAVRSAAQGHTVLAPEVQRRLLALASRPAARADDDVEMTAREREILTLIGEGLRNPEIAAQLVISEATVKTHINNLYAKADLHSRADAVRYALRHQRPGDNSRP is encoded by the coding sequence ATGACAGCGGACCGTGTGATCTCCCTCGTCGTCGTCGATGATCAGGCGACCGTTCGTGAGGCGCTCGCGGTCATGCTCGATCTCGCGGACGATGTGAATGTCGTGGCGACCGCGACCAATGGCGTCGAAGCCGTGGCCGCCGCAGCGCAGTTCCACCCGGACGTGCTGCTGATGGATCTCAATATGCCGATCATGGGCGGAGTGGAAGCCACCGCGCAGATCCGCCGCGCCGAACCGGGCACCACCATCCTGGTGCTCACCACCTTCGACGACGACGAATCCATCCTCGCCGCACTGCATGCGGGCGCGAGCGGCTACCTGACCAAGGAAGCCGACCGCCTCATGATCCTGCAGGCCGTACGCTCGGCCGCCCAGGGCCACACCGTTCTCGCCCCCGAAGTCCAGCGCCGCCTCCTGGCCCTCGCCTCCCGCCCCGCCGCCCGCGCGGACGACGACGTCGAAATGACTGCGCGAGAACGCGAAATCCTCACCCTGATAGGCGAGGGCCTGCGCAATCCGGAGATCGCCGCACAGCTGGTCATCAGCGAGGCCACGGTGAAAACCCACATCAACAATCTCTACGCCAAAGCCGACCTGCACTCCCGCGCCGACGCGGTGCGCTACGCCCTGCGCCACCAGCGCCCCGGAGACAACTCCAGGCCATAG